GGGACTTTAGCCGCTGGAACGAGTCGAACATCGCAACGCTCCATGATGCCCGCCCATTGCTGAAAGGTGAGAGCAGTAAAGCCCTTGACTGGTTTGATAAGGCTCGAACCGGATCGGTTGTCCATCGTGCTTATTGCCTTATTCGTTCAGGCGCACATCGGCAAGGTTTTATTGGGAATGTGGCGTTAGCGCTTGCTGTCCTGTTCAATAAGCTTTAGGCGCCAATATGGAAAAAACAGCTCTCTCGACCCAGCGCTTTCCTGAAACTTTATGCTTGATTGTCACCTACAACCCCAACCTGGAAGAGTTGGCCGAAACCCTTTTGTCTCTCGAAGGGCAGGTAAGCAAAACGCTTATCGTTGATAATTATTCGGATCAAAATGTATCGGAGTGGCTCGACGTATTCGGCACCAGGCTTTCAGTGGGCTTGATTGAGATGCAGGATAATTCCGGTTTGGCAAATGCTCAAAACGTCGGGATCGCCTACGCGCTGGAACATAAATACGAGCGTATTCTGCTGTTGGATCAGGACAGCAAACCCGAGGCCGGCTTTGTTGCCTGTCTGCATGTCGCGTTGAGTCAACTACAGATGAACAACGCTGCAGCAGTCGGGCCTGCATTTGTGGATCGGCGCCTTAAGAATCACCCAGAAACGCCTTCTGAACACGCTGAGCCTGCCCTGCGCGAGTTCTTGATTTCCTCTGGTATGCTGATTGAAACACGTCACCTTCAGCAAATCGGTTTAATGCTTGGTGACTTGTTTATTGATCATATTGATCATGAGTGGTGCTTCAGAGCCACCGATAAAGGCTATGCGCTATATCAAACACCGACAACGCGTCTTTATCACTCCCTGGGGGACAGAGTTGTACGCCTTTGGCTGCTGCGTAGAAGAGAAATATCGATCCACTCTGCCGTTAGAAACTACTACAAAGTTCGAAACTCAATTCACTTATTCAGGCTCGACCATGTGCCGTTGCGCTGGAAAGTGAAGTTCATGAAACAGGCGTTGGCGGTAGCGCTATTTAGTGTGCTTGTGTCGAAGGATAGAGCGGAGCGCCTGAAGCTGATTGCCATTTCGGTAGCCGACGGCCTGGCAGCCCGTTTAGGTGCATTAAAAAAATAATGCAGCTGGCGGAAGGGAGGCATTTTCGCCCCCTTCCGCGCTGCAATTACTTATTAACGACCTTGACCAGGTTTTTCGAGTTCTGCCACTCCAGCGTTCGACGAATGCCATCATCGAAAGCCACAATTGGCTCAAAGCCGAAACAAGTCCGCGCCTTCGAAATGTCAAGAACGTTCGCTTTAAGATCAAACTCTCGCGCTGGGAGGAATTTCACATCTGGCATCGGATCAACCCATTTGGATATTTCCGCTATAACTTCCAGCAGTGAACGCCCTTGGCCTGAGCCCAGGTTGAATATGCGCTCTTTCCCTTCGTAACCCATCAGTGCAATGATGCCCCGAATGGCATCATCAATATAGATATAGTCACGAACATTAGAACCATCTCCCCATATTTCTATAGGGAGAAGATTCCGTGAGCGCTCGATGAATACCGAGACCGCTCCTTGCGCTTTGTTCACATCCTGCCCCGGACCATACGGGTTCGCCAATCTAATGATCTTGTAGGGCAGCCGGTGAAGCCGCTCGAACAAAGCCAGGTATTTCTCGATTGCCAGCTTGCTCACCCCATAGGAGCACGTAGGCTCCAAGGGGTGCTCTTCAGGGATTGGGAGAACCTGGGCGTCCCCATAGATCGTTCCACCAGAAGACACAAAGTAGAGGCCCTTCAGCCCCAACGAAACAGCCAACTCCATCACTTGCAAAGAGTTACAGACGTTGGTGCTGATGTCCCACGATGGGTCCTTGTTGGAGTTCCCAGGGAGCGATGAAGAGATCAGGTGGAAACAGATATCCGCTCCCTCAAGAGTCTCCTTAACGTCCTCGCGATTCTCGTAGTCCCCCATGTGCCAACGAACCTGAGCCATGGCCTCATCAGACAGAATCGTATTCTGAGGCGGAACGTGTCGGGTCAGCGAACTCACTTCATGCCCTTGC
The genomic region above belongs to Pseudomonas sp. PSKL.D1 and contains:
- a CDS encoding glycosyltransferase family 2 protein: MEKTALSTQRFPETLCLIVTYNPNLEELAETLLSLEGQVSKTLIVDNYSDQNVSEWLDVFGTRLSVGLIEMQDNSGLANAQNVGIAYALEHKYERILLLDQDSKPEAGFVACLHVALSQLQMNNAAAVGPAFVDRRLKNHPETPSEHAEPALREFLISSGMLIETRHLQQIGLMLGDLFIDHIDHEWCFRATDKGYALYQTPTTRLYHSLGDRVVRLWLLRRREISIHSAVRNYYKVRNSIHLFRLDHVPLRWKVKFMKQALAVALFSVLVSKDRAERLKLIAISVADGLAARLGALKK
- a CDS encoding NAD-dependent epimerase/dehydratase family protein; the protein is MKCAVLGGTGFIGSHLINALIAQGHEVSSLTRHVPPQNTILSDEAMAQVRWHMGDYENREDVKETLEGADICFHLISSSLPGNSNKDPSWDISTNVCNSLQVMELAVSLGLKGLYFVSSGGTIYGDAQVLPIPEEHPLEPTCSYGVSKLAIEKYLALFERLHRLPYKIIRLANPYGPGQDVNKAQGAVSVFIERSRNLLPIEIWGDGSNVRDYIYIDDAIRGIIALMGYEGKERIFNLGSGQGRSLLEVIAEISKWVDPMPDVKFLPAREFDLKANVLDISKARTCFGFEPIVAFDDGIRRTLEWQNSKNLVKVVNK